In the Populus trichocarpa isolate Nisqually-1 chromosome 8, P.trichocarpa_v4.1, whole genome shotgun sequence genome, TAGCTTATACTTATAAACACCAAACCCTGATTTCCCAACATCAAACCAGCAATCAAGAATCTTATACAACCCATCATAGACATAAACCTTACTACTAACACTGCCTACATGTTTAATCCCTCTAATCACTCTTACCTCAATCCCATAATGCATACTCCTCTCCATCGCCAAATTCCCACCTTCCAGCTTCTGGTGCTCACATTGCTTGTTCAAGCTGTCCTGCCCGCCATGTCCGGTGTAAATAATCACATCTCCAGAATCCTCATCGTCCTCATAACCACCTGAAACAATAATGCTAGTAGCAATAGGCTCCCTATTCGAGCTCTGGCTAGCAGGAAGATAATCAATTCCAGCCTGAGGTTGTCCGTGCAATCCAACAACACACAGTTccattctaaaaaagaaaacatcccCGATTTGAACACCAGGAATGGACCCCACAATCCGCTTGTCCCGATTGAGCCAAAGCCCACAATCCCTCATTGTAGCGGCAGCACGGAGATCTCCGCGCGCGCGCCGTCCTAGGCGTTCTCCCCGTCGCTTCTCCTCCTCCAAGACAGATAAAATCCGAAGGGAATCATAGATCATTCGTGTCCGGCGGACCAAGTCACGAAAATACCTCTGGTCCTCGAGTCCGAGGTCTGTTACACGCACGAGCTCAGAAGACCGCTTCTGGTACTTCGGCCGCTGGGAAACCACGACAGATGAGAGGGCATTGTTATCACCTTCTTTAACAGGGACGATAGCGCGGGAATCGGGGTCCGAAACTACTGAAACGTCGCCATATTGATCCTGCAGGCGTTTGGCAAAAGCTGTGCGAAAGAGCTCGGAGATTCGGTTGTATTCGGAATAGAGATTATTGGAATTGTCGTCCTCGGAGGAGGTGGACTGGGAGAGGGGAGGCGTTAATTGGGAATTCGAGAAACAATTTGGGGTAGAACTGCTAAAGAAGAGATCCTGGGAGCTGCTGGTGGGGTCTTGCGGTTGTTGTGGTTGGTAAATTGGGGTTTCAACATCAAATGGTTCAAGTTTAGGTTCGACTTTTGGGACTAACAAAGCTGCGGCTGCCTCCGTCGTGGACCCATCGGTGGCTATGATGGTGGAGCTGGTGGatgcggcggcggcggcggcggcggcggttAAGGATGAGGATGGAGATGGGGGGACAAGGTTGAGGTCTTGGAGCAAAGAACCCATATTTAGAGAGAAAGTGGGGGTCTAAAAGCATGGAAAGTGGGGTTTCGTTAGGGTTTTTTCATGGATTCAAGTGAGGGAGTTGAAAGCGCTTCAAGTTGAAGGAGTTGCTGCCATGGCAGTGGCAAGGAGGAAATGAGCAACGAAAAAATTAGACTTGGTTTAGACAGTACAGACAAAAATTGTCCTCGATGCGCTTGGGTTACAACTCAACGTTTTGCCGGACGTTTGCTCTCTCTTATTTCGTTTGAGTTCCGTGCACACGTGTATGGTGAGATCTGATTATAAGATAGGTACGGTGACCAACGTGTCATTATTAAAGGTGACAGacaaaacccacaaaaacaTGTGAGATGTAATTTATtgttacattttaaatttattttttaaaaattaaactttaaaattattaaaaatttatataattattaattttagtattcataaaattaattgagatatacACAAACTAACTCTAACACCaacattaatcttaaaaaaaaaaaaagtgacaaaCAAACTATCAATTGCTCAGTTTGAAATTgcagtaatttaattttttaaaaaaattagttttaaaatatttttagtactaaaaataaattttaaaaaatatatattattttaatataattacatataaaaagataccttaaaaaataatttctatcgTATTTCTGACAACCCATACTAAAATGCTTTTGAAAGATTGATCAACTAAacatactttatttttaatagactaatttttttttacaagttatgtattttttataaacaagaaaaaccattcaaattgatggtataaaattaaaatataataagtaaggaatatttgtttttttattagaacatgcttttaaaattattttttacataaaaatattaaattaatatttttcacatgaactattttaattttaatatgattatattaagattaattaaaaaataaaaaatatatattattttaattaaaaaatatcatgtatcATATTACCAAATACATGTATACACTATTTTTGTTACATCTCGAATAAAAAGTTTCCCACTACTTATACTGAGATAATTTATATCTATATtgtccaataaaatatatttaaccgtttatttttaaattacccATGTCCATCTcctataattcaaaatattattcactctTTTGTACTCCGAATTTCTTCTCagaatattttatctaataaaatataaatattaatttattaaacacaaatatatattttaattaattatttaaaaataaattaaaaatcatactACATAGTTATTTTAGAAGAGACATGTTGAGAGAAAAGTATCATGATACTCCCGACATTTGAGCACAGCAACATTTTGtcaccatttttttataaacaaatttagtCTGTAAAAAGGTtcgaaaatattataaaaattctattataattgatttcaaaaactattaaaggttgaaatttataaaagtatcatgattaattattttattattatttataaagatCATATTTATTGTAGttcctgttattttttaaactattttatattaaaataatatttttatttttaaaaatatattttttaatattaaaatattaaaacgatataaaaacataaaaaatatttaatttgaagtaaaaaaaatcaaatcttttaaagatttttgaaattttgtttatttttttattattttaaatatgatgttttaatataaaaataaattttaaaataaaaaatattttattttaatacattttaaaaaaaaacaatctcgaTATCAAGACACTAAAGTAGACCATCTCTcgagttatattaaaaaaaaaaaagttaatcgtACTGGCATGAGTGGAGCGTGGAGACAAGGGAGGTGCAAGTGGAGGTCTTGGCTCCCACAAACTCTCCAGCTTCTGTGCATGTTGGGGTTGTGGCcccaaaaacaatattttttatttagaaattggCAGTCTTGTACTCTTGCcaagcttaattttttatttttaatcgtggatatatattttaatttacagaattaactttttaaatttttaaaattaataattatataaatttttagtgacTCTGGATTTATGATACCCGAATTGATGATCTTTAAAGAGCAAACTCAATTCCTGACCAGTTAAGCTACACTTCTTGGAGTTCttctaaattgtatttttaatcgtattttttcttataattttgttattatttagaTTGAGATAAATACATCATGTTAggtaatattttatgttaatttataattataaaacaagatGTTGGAtcattaaatatgtatttttagtattgtgaaagatgatgtttgtattttataaaagtaaattgagaaatatagaaaaaataaaattggttatTTTACCACGTTAAgagattataagaaaatatgtaaaaaaaaaacagagagagagagagaggtttacTGTGACCAAATTTATAAATACTGAAAAATCGCACCTGGTAAATGTATTTCAGTAAATGAATACTTAcatcttgtaattaaaaatgattatacAGTGATGTGAAGTGGCTTAAGAGTGCTTGTGTTGTACAAAGTTCAAATTCTATGTACTCTTTATATTgtgtttaaaagttttattttattttattttatatcaataacaTGTTTCTAGATGTGACCGACAGGTAGgtaatcattttcaaaaactaaattatattaaaaaaatttgttaactcaagatttatataaaaaaatctattaattggaaattttcagtcaatcatatatttatatttgagttagaaaataaagtgataaaattaaaattagaaatataatatatctcttatcTGTTTACCGgaaaggattttatttttttaaatgaattccagaaaagtgaattattttccgatgtttggtagtgtaatgaaaaataagttggaaaatatttttcagtatttggttatgtcatgaaaaatgagctgtaaaataacttgttaatattttatttttttttcaagtttattaaaataacgatgaacaaatcttacaaattaaaaagttaaacgagaatgaaattgaaaaaaaatataatttcataaattatctaaaataaaataaataataatcaaaataatagagatcaaatctcaaaaataaaaaattgaaagatgaagaaattaaaataataataattaatattttataaattattttaaataaaataagtaacaatcaaaagaatgagaatcaaatttgataaataaaaaatttcaattaaaaaataataagggaaaagcaaaataaaaatgaggactaaagttaatataaaaattaaattctaagggatgaaattaaaaaataaatattcaaaacaaaatatatatagcaatcaaaagtttgaatatcaaatttgatataatcagtaaataatatgatatttctaaatttttcataacttctagaaagtattttccgtctaaaataaaaggaaaacacttttctagaaaccaagctaaatttttttttactaaaaagaaTTGTTCAttaactggaaaatattttttattaatttatttttctaataataaataaataaaaaaatttaaaaagtaatttctcAAGAAATAAACAAGCGCACCTTGATTCTTTATCATTTAACTATTTCAATATTTGGCAATAATCAAGTGGTTATatattacttttgttttttttatcatcattgtACTTTTTTATCAATCAATCCCATCGATGTCTCATAGACATAATTAACCcagttaaatttattatattaaatgaatttattatactGGTTTTGATGAATTACGAAAGCCATGTATAAAAGTTCAATAGATTTATTACTATGatcaaattaatgaaaaatataactcattttattttattctttttcaatttttattatgatatttttttatataaatatgagttttgaacttgagattttttatttttttattttatatatactattttttaaaatataaaataaattttaatcataaaaatagatGAATCCATATAATATGTCACTGGATCGAACTACTTATTATAAATAACAAgctcttatttattattttatcaatgtttttggGAGGTTATtgaaaacaatattgaaaaaaatattttatgactGAATGAGAATACATatagaaattgagtttgaaaatatttttatttataaatatattaaaataatatatatatttttttaaatttattattaacattagtatattaaaataatttaaaaacattaaaaaattaaatttttagataaacAGTATTTTGATCTAACCACAATGTCAAATACCGAAAAacattgtggttgtggtttgaaaaaaattgttttataaaaagtacttttaattgaagttggtttggaaaaatatatattttgttaaaactttggttgaaattgagattgaacaaaaagtagtttattgtgtttggttaagaatgtttttgaaattgcggtcataaaataattttaaaaaaatacatattaatatttatggtttttaatttaaatattgtagatttaattattgctattacatcataaaataaatcatactttatataaatattttttttattgttccattaaactatctacaattccattacatacaaaattcatccgacaagaactacagtttccatgattttttgagcgtgcaataaaattaggtaaaatattattaggaataaaattaagattacagtacgaataaatttaattcacctcaaactaattttttaaaaaaacaaaaaaaaattaatgttcacGTATATCCACGTGAACaatgcgagtgaaatcaattagctgcactggtttttcaaaaaaaaaaaactgttcactaAAGTGAATAGTGCGATAGTGGAGTCATGCTGCACTATTCATTGAACAGTGCAGCATGGTGCAGCCGCAAGAAGCAGCTCCTACCTGCTTTCCTTTTCCATGCGTTTCAAACGCAAAATTTCATGGGACCCATGAACAGTAcctacattttttttgttaccaaaCATTGTTGCATGTGCGTTTTAAGTAAAACGCAGACGCAACTTCTTAGACAAACATTGTCAAAAAGTGAAGGATATTCACTGTTTTGGACAAGAAGTCTCTCTCTCACACGCGCGCACGCACTCTTCAAATCtgtgttattaaacccggccccacccggcgggtcgacccgggactcGATCGACCTAGTgactggaccggtccgggtttactAAAAGACCAGCTGGGGCAACAGCTCGGTCAAACCCGGGTGatccggcgggtcgacccatgacctAGGCGACCCGGGCGAACCTAGACGAGAcccagttttgtttttttgtttttgttttttttcaaatgtgggatttgaaacccattagtatataactatatatactctatgttcccaagaaaaaaatcatgttttttcaatatgagataaaaaaccttttggtttaaatacttcaacttaaaaggataacataatatattttcaatgtgagatttgaagccctttagtatatatactctatgttcccaagaaaaaaatcatgtttttttttaatgtgggataaaaaaccttttggtttaaatatttcaacttaaaagaataacataatatcttttaaatgtgggatttgaagccctttcgtatatatactttatgtttccatgaaaaaaattatgttttttcaatgtgggatttgaaacccattagtatatatactctatgttcccttgaaaaaaatcatgttttttcaatgtgggataaaaaaaattttggtttaaatatttcaacttaaaaggataacaaatatctttttaatatgggatttgaagctctttcgtacatatactctatgttcccatgaaagaagttatgttttttcaatgtgggatttgaaacctattagtatatatactctatgttttcaagaaaaaagttatgttttttcgatgtgggataaaaaacttttttggtttaaatacttcaacttaaaagctcaacataatatctttttaatgtgggataaaaaacattttaaaatattcttttaaatttcattatttacaatatgtataacctatatttacattaattttttcatatgaaatattaaaattttaattttttttaaaatttttccaggttgatccgggttgacccatgaaacccgggacccgactccttggccgggtcaacccctgagccgggtttaataactatacttCAAATCATTGAAATTCTCTACTATTTTTTAGGTGCATCTtctgtttattttgtgtttatgttaacttgtaattaattttatttaaaatgaggGTGGTGGTGAGATTAAATctgtaattatttgattattaagattttgatattatattaaaaaattattctaattttaaaatttaaattattagataagattatatattattcttttaacatGTTAGCATGTTGGCAGCTGttctcaccttttcttttcattattaatcTCTGATCAGCCTGACCATCTGTTAATTTAATCTAGGCTCCTTAGTACTTAGTTGtagttattaaatctttttggctaaacaaaaaaataattgccaGGTTTTGGAGGGAATGCAGCAACAGGATTCTTTCTGACCTTTGCAATATTAGCTTCTGTTGTTGGCATAGTATCAAAATTGTCAGGAGGCGCCCACATCAGGCCACGGAGGAATGATAGTCTAGCTGCTGCAGGATCAGCTGGTTGCTTGGGGCATCACTGCCCTAGCTTTTGGGTAAATTAACTTGACATCCTAACACAAATCTACTTTGTAGAGACCAATAAATTAGTCAactgatattttttcttcaatttcttgctTAAAGGTTTGCATGCAAGGAGATAAACGTAGGAGGCTAGAGGTTGGAGACTGAGGGTAGTATGCTTCACGCCGGGATGTTTAGCAGCCAGAATGGCCCGGGATATCGTGACACTGGCTATGGTGTGGGGGCTGGACTGGTGAACCTATACATAAGGGCAGTGCTGTTCCGGCAGCCAGCACTATGGTTTAATTTGAACTAACTAAACGGGTGTGTGTAGCATAGTCTCTGGTTTTCATTTCCACAGCAGGGACTCTTAATCAGAAGAAAAGAACTCCATGAATGCCTctccatcacaaaccaactgcAGTTGGTTCTGTAGATTAGCCACCCCCACTAAATCCACTTTGAACCAACATTATTAACTGTTGTAATGGTTTTGGTCTACCTCTCCCCTAATCTCtcccaagttttaattttaattacctcTCCTCATCAGCATTACAGTCTAAGTACATAGCAATTGAACACACAAGAACATACGCAGCTGAAAGAACATTCTATCTAGGACGGTCATCAGGTATCAGCAAGGCAGATTTCCAGTATGGCAATTAAACATTCGGTCTCAAAACTGGCCAACTTATTCAAGCTTCAGTCTCAAAATAATTTGGGTTAGCTAAATTAACCCTCTTTTTACATTCTGTTCTGCGCATTCCATTCTGTTCCAGGGGCAAACCTTCTGTGTTTGTTATATAAGCTATGACTAAATACTAGCAATATGATGCAAATTCTGGAGACCAAAGTGGCAGCACTCTAGTCAAGGCAAACAGAAGTCCAGAATATTTAACAGCAATTAAGCTAGTTCGTAAAGGAGTATATTTTATGGATCTACAATTCCAATGGAACACGTTGGCAAGAAGGAAGAAGTTACAAACCATAACTGAAGAATAAATGAAGATAATCTTATAATTCCAAGTGGCAGGAAAAGTTAATTGTAACTATCATTGTTCTTATCTTAGTTGGTTATTATCTAGTAAATAACTGtattatatatttctatttaatGTGGAATGTATGTCTGAATTGGGTAGATGGTAATGAAGTTCATAGTCTTTGGTGTGATTCCAAAATGAGAGTGATTCTTTTGAGTGGTGTGAGGctacttgttttcttttctttgtaatcttTAATTTTCTGCAATAAAATATCagttttctttccctttgtCAATTCTTTCTTTGGTTATCTTTTCTACTGGAACCAAAATTAGTGAATTTGGTTCTGTGTTGATTTCGTTTGGCATTAATTGATATCAGAGCCTGGTTTCGATTTATGTTCTCTCATACCTGGAACCCGTAGTGGTAATTCATATAATCCCAATTAGGGATTACGGGATCCTGGTCCTTCCCAATCTCATCCCTCTCAACAAACACTTCCACACACTGATCCCTTACAACAAACAACCCCACAGAACCCGTTGAACTCTCCTCAACCAATACCTTTTCCACAAAATATTCCCCAGACAGCCCCACAGAACCCCCCCATCCAACACCTTTACAAAATGAGCCTTGTTACACCAGTTGCAACATCAAATGGAGTTAGTTACCAGTACCTTGGGAACTATTGTTGGACGTCTGGAGCATATTGAAGAGAGGAGTAATAATGTTGATCACAGAAGGGGCAGAGTTAATCAAGGAGGCAATGTAGCAATAGATGCGGAAGAAGTAGGAGAACATGTGGGCGATTATAGAAACAGAGATGGCAGGGTCTTTGATGAACTTTCTAGAGGAATAAGAGTAGACGTGTTTGATTTTACTGGGAGACAAGATCCTGATGTTTTTCAGGATTGGTTGGTGTCTTTATAAGACTATTTTGAGTGGTTTTCAGTACCTGAAAATAGGAAGGTCAGATTtgttaaactaaaattaaaaggggCTGCACGTGCATGGTGGGGAAATATTGAAGAACAACTGAGCCGCACACACCAACCTCCTATTCAAGATTGGGTAGAGATGAAGGCTCGTCTAGAGACTAAATACCTTCCGGCCAATTATGAGCAATTGGTGTATGAGGATATGCTTCGTTGGATGCAAGGACTGACTATGTCAGTAGACCATTACACCGAAAAGTTCCATGATTTATCTGTGAGAAGTCAAGTCATGGAAACTGATCAACAAACTCTTGCTAGATATTTAAGAGGTCTGCGTAGTGATATCAGAAGAAATATGTTCATTGCCAAATTATTTTCTGTAAATGAGGCGTACCAGTTGGCTCTGCAATTGGAGAAACAACAAGCAATCGATAAAGGCAAATTGTCAAGAGAGTGGCCTGGAACTTCCAAATCAATATCCTTACAGAACACTGATGGGGGAAACAAGAATGTTGTCAGAAATACACCTTCATATGGAGATCAGAGTACGACCAGTACCTATACATCCGGACCACAATGCTACAAATGTAAGGGTTTTGGACACTTTGCAGCA is a window encoding:
- the LOC7480897 gene encoding histone-lysine N-methyltransferase family member SUVH9, which encodes MGSLLQDLNLVPPSPSSSLTAAAAAAAASTSSTIIATDGSTTEAAAALLVPKVEPKLEPFDVETPIYQPQQPQDPTSSSQDLFFSSSTPNCFSNSQLTPPLSQSTSSEDDNSNNLYSEYNRISELFRTAFAKRLQDQYGDVSVVSDPDSRAIVPVKEGDNNALSSVVVSQRPKYQKRSSELVRVTDLGLEDQRYFRDLVRRTRMIYDSLRILSVLEEEKRRGERLGRRARGDLRAAATMRDCGLWLNRDKRIVGSIPGVQIGDVFFFRMELCVVGLHGQPQAGIDYLPASQSSNREPIATSIIVSGGYEDDEDSGDVIIYTGHGGQDSLNKQCEHQKLEGGNLAMERSMHYGIEVRVIRGIKHVGSVSSKVYVYDGLYKILDCWFDVGKSGFGVYKYKLLRIDGQPEMGSSILKFAETLRTKPLSVRPRGYLSLDISNKKENMPVFLFNDIDNDHDPMCYQYLERTVFPVFVITNGSNGTGCDCVSGCSDGCFCERKNGGEFAYDDNGFLLRGKPVVFECGVSCKCPPTCRNRVTQRGLRNRLEVFRSMETGWGVRSLDLIHAGAFICEYAGVVITREQAQIFTMNGGGLVYPNRFSAKWSEWGDLSQIYPNYIRPSYPEIPPLDFAMDVSKMRNVACYMSHSSTPNVLVQFVLYDHNNLMFPHIMLFAMENIPPLRELSLDYGVADEWTGKLAICN